The Sagittula sp. P11 genome window below encodes:
- a CDS encoding glycosyl transferase has protein sequence MTQTANIMCIKWGTLFGPEYVNRLYSGVRRNMTRPVRFFCMTEHAEGLHPDIEVLPLPVEPFAEPMAEALKVANRQGAMRKVSLFRPGLVPDLEGPVLGFDLDVVVTGGLDGIYDLAPETVAMRIDWIEKRKGRVTGHGSVFRFDPAVHGFLYEDIAADPYAEVEKARGSEQRYTSTKALDRGIFTYIPDPWVVSFKYDCNPFPMNYLRPPTLPEDARVVCFHGRPKMTDALTGWSGSFIRYSKPCVWLQEHWIDRSRDDLGGDWA, from the coding sequence ATGACCCAGACCGCCAACATCATGTGCATCAAGTGGGGCACGCTTTTCGGCCCCGAATACGTCAACCGGCTCTATTCCGGCGTGCGCCGGAACATGACGCGCCCCGTGCGCTTCTTCTGCATGACGGAGCACGCCGAGGGGCTGCATCCGGACATCGAGGTGCTGCCCCTGCCGGTGGAGCCCTTCGCGGAACCCATGGCGGAGGCGCTGAAGGTGGCGAACCGTCAGGGGGCGATGCGCAAGGTCTCGCTGTTCCGGCCGGGGCTTGTGCCCGACCTCGAGGGGCCTGTGCTGGGCTTCGACCTCGACGTGGTGGTGACCGGCGGGCTGGACGGGATCTATGACCTCGCGCCGGAAACGGTGGCCATGCGGATCGACTGGATCGAGAAGCGCAAGGGCCGCGTGACGGGGCACGGCTCCGTCTTCCGGTTCGATCCGGCGGTGCACGGGTTCCTCTACGAGGACATCGCCGCCGACCCCTACGCGGAGGTCGAGAAGGCCCGCGGGTCGGAGCAGCGCTATACCTCGACCAAGGCGCTGGATCGCGGTATTTTCACATATATTCCGGACCCTTGGGTGGTGTCCTTCAAGTATGACTGCAACCCTTTCCCGATGAACTACCTGCGTCCGCCAACGCTGCCGGAGGATGCGCGGGTGGTCTGCTTTCACGGCCGTCCGAAGATGACCGACGCGCTGACCGGGTGGTCGGGGTCGTTCATCCGTTATTCCAAGCCCTGCGTCTGGCTGCAGGAGCACTGGATCGACCGGTCGCGGGACGACCTGGGCGGCGACTGGGCGTGA
- a CDS encoding SDR family oxidoreductase produces MPTAIVTGAARGIGRGIAGRLVAEGWEVAALDLSFEGDVAGRAVVCDVSDETSVASAFDSLADMLADGLDLLVNNAGVAGPESGPVEDLSLEDWNRWIGVNLTGTFLMVRAAVPFLRQARGSVVNLSSTRARMAEPDTEAYCASKGGVEGLTQALAVSLGPEVRVNAIAPGWIVTEGWDDLSAVDHAQHPAGRAGRVDDIAGTVVWLAGAGFVTGQVVTVDGGMTRKMIYAE; encoded by the coding sequence ATGCCCACGGCCATCGTCACGGGGGCCGCGCGCGGGATCGGGCGCGGCATCGCCGGGCGGCTAGTGGCCGAAGGCTGGGAGGTGGCCGCGCTCGACCTGTCGTTCGAGGGCGATGTGGCGGGCCGGGCGGTGGTTTGCGACGTGTCGGACGAGACGTCTGTCGCGTCGGCCTTCGACAGCCTAGCGGACATGCTGGCCGACGGGCTGGACCTCCTGGTAAACAACGCGGGCGTCGCCGGGCCGGAAAGCGGCCCGGTGGAGGACCTGTCGCTTGAGGACTGGAACCGCTGGATCGGCGTCAACCTGACCGGCACCTTCCTGATGGTGCGCGCGGCGGTGCCGTTCCTGCGGCAGGCGCGCGGGTCGGTGGTCAACCTCTCGTCGACACGGGCACGCATGGCGGAGCCGGACACGGAGGCCTACTGCGCCTCCAAGGGCGGGGTCGAGGGGCTGACGCAGGCGCTGGCGGTCTCGCTGGGGCCGGAGGTGCGGGTCAACGCCATCGCGCCGGGCTGGATCGTGACCGAAGGTTGGGACGACCTGAGCGCGGTGGACCACGCCCAGCATCCCGCCGGGCGGGCAGGCCGCGTGGACGACATCGCCGGGACGGTCGTCTGGCTGGCGGGGGCGGGGTTCGTCACCGGGCAGGTGGTCACCGTCGACGGCGGCATGACGCGCAAGATGATCTACGCCGAATGA